From one Streptococcus pneumoniae genomic stretch:
- the gmk gene encoding guanylate kinase, with protein sequence MMAERGLLIVFSGPSGVGKGTVRREIFESSKNQFQYSVSMTTRPKRPGEVDGVDYFFRTREEFEELIRQGQMLEYAEYVGNYYGTPLTYVNETLDKGIDVFLEIEVQGALQVKKRVPDAVFIFLTPPDLEELQDRLVGRGTDSPEVIAERIEKAKEEIALMREYDYAIVNDQVPLAAERVKRVIEAEHFRVDRVIGHYQDMLKDIKN encoded by the coding sequence ATAATGGCAGAACGTGGTTTGTTAATCGTCTTTTCAGGCCCTTCAGGGGTTGGAAAAGGAACGGTTCGACGTGAGATTTTTGAAAGTTCCAAAAATCAATTTCAATATTCTGTATCTATGACAACACGTCCTAAGCGTCCTGGTGAAGTGGATGGAGTGGATTATTTCTTTAGGACGCGTGAAGAGTTTGAAGAGTTGATTCGCCAAGGGCAGATGTTAGAGTATGCAGAGTATGTGGGGAACTATTATGGAACTCCCTTGACCTATGTCAATGAAACGCTCGACAAAGGGATTGATGTCTTTCTTGAGATTGAGGTTCAAGGAGCGCTTCAAGTGAAGAAACGTGTTCCAGATGCCGTTTTTATCTTTTTAACACCGCCTGACTTGGAAGAATTGCAAGATCGTTTGGTGGGACGTGGGACAGATAGTCCAGAAGTCATCGCCGAGCGGATTGAAAAAGCTAAAGAAGAAATCGCTCTGATGCGTGAATATGATTATGCGATTGTCAATGACCAAGTACCGTTAGCGGCTGAGCGCGTCAAACGAGTGATTGAAGCTGAGCATTTCCGAGTTGATCGGGTGATTGGTCATTACCAAGATATGCTAAAAGACATAAAAAATTAG
- the rpoZ gene encoding DNA-directed RNA polymerase subunit omega — MMLKPSIDTLLDKVPSKYSLVILEAKRAHELEAGAKPTQEFKSIKSTLRALEEIESGNVVIHPDPEAKREAVRRRAEEERRRKEEEERKIKEQIAKEKEEGEKI, encoded by the coding sequence ATGATGTTAAAACCATCCATTGACACTTTGTTAGATAAGGTGCCATCCAAGTATTCATTGGTAATTTTAGAAGCCAAGCGTGCGCATGAATTGGAAGCAGGAGCAAAGCCGACTCAAGAATTCAAATCCATCAAATCAACCTTGCGTGCTTTGGAAGAGATTGAATCAGGCAATGTCGTGATTCATCCAGATCCAGAAGCTAAGCGTGAGGCTGTCCGTCGTCGTGCGGAAGAAGAGCGCCGTCGTAAAGAAGAAGAAGAGCGCAAGATCAAAGAGCAAATTGCGAAAGAAAAAGAAGAAGGCGAGAAAATCTAA
- a CDS encoding primosomal protein N' encodes MRVAKVIVDVSLMQTDKPYSYQIPAEWQELLQVGMRVHVPFGRANRLIQGIVVDFAEEEEEDLKVIAEVLDFSPVLNREQLWLADELRKTVFSYKITLLKAMLPSFLNSSYDKILYQTETLPKEIAEEIFQGQESIRFSSLDVALQARVMRLVRQGLIHMEYQALDHKHIKTEKWYQVDRERLVAAVFSNRAKKRQELQDYLLEHGQDGILAELRKAFSREVVNHFITEGFLRVVEKEVERSSVYFEDVEKTSPLILNDEQKAVVTSVVDQIGKDSKPFLLEGITGSGKTEVYLQIIEEALKRGKTAIVLVPEISLTPQMTNRFIGRFGKKVAILHSALSSGEKYDEWRKVEKGAAQVVVGARSAIFAPLKDIGAIIIDEEHEATYKQDANPRYHARDVAILRAQYNQAVLVLGSATPSLESRARAGKGVYHFLQLTKRANPMARVPAVEVVDFRDYIGQQEASNFTPALVSAIAERLEKKEQVVLMLNRRGYSSFVMCRECGVVDECPNCDISLTLHMDTKTMNCHYCGFFKEIPKECPNCASPSIRYYGTGTQKAYDELLELFPEAKILRMDVDTTRKKGSHEAILEAFGNGEADILLGTQMIAKGLDFPNVTLVGVLNADTALNLPDFRSSERTFQLLTQVAGRAGRAEKEGQVLIQTYNPQHYAISFAKKQDYEGFYAYEMGIRRNLGYPPYYYTVGITLSHKSEEEVVNKAYQVMDILRSGLSEKIQILGPTPKPIARTRNLYHYQIIVKYRFEDDLATTLNQVLDFGQEKGQKDLRLMIDQEPQSFM; translated from the coding sequence ATGCGAGTTGCAAAGGTGATTGTGGATGTGTCCTTGATGCAAACGGACAAGCCTTATAGTTATCAGATTCCAGCTGAATGGCAGGAGTTGCTTCAAGTGGGCATGAGAGTTCATGTGCCATTTGGAAGAGCGAATCGCTTGATTCAAGGGATTGTGGTCGATTTTGCTGAGGAAGAGGAAGAAGACCTAAAGGTGATTGCGGAGGTACTAGATTTTTCTCCAGTGCTGAATAGAGAGCAATTATGGTTGGCAGATGAGTTGAGAAAGACGGTTTTCTCTTACAAGATTACTTTGTTAAAGGCGATGTTGCCGAGTTTTTTGAATTCTAGTTATGATAAGATTTTGTATCAAACAGAGACACTTCCAAAAGAAATAGCAGAGGAGATTTTCCAAGGTCAAGAAAGCATTCGCTTTTCTTCCCTTGATGTGGCTCTACAAGCGCGCGTGATGAGGCTAGTACGTCAAGGTTTGATTCACATGGAGTATCAGGCTTTGGATCACAAGCACATTAAGACTGAAAAATGGTACCAAGTCGATAGAGAGCGTTTAGTTGCAGCTGTATTTTCGAATCGTGCTAAGAAGCGTCAAGAATTGCAAGACTATCTCTTGGAGCATGGACAAGACGGTATTTTAGCTGAACTTAGAAAAGCCTTTTCTCGAGAGGTGGTGAATCACTTTATCACAGAAGGTTTTCTAAGAGTTGTAGAAAAAGAAGTCGAGCGTTCTAGCGTTTATTTTGAAGATGTTGAAAAGACCAGTCCTCTTATCCTAAATGACGAGCAGAAAGCGGTGGTGACAAGCGTTGTGGATCAGATTGGAAAAGACAGTAAGCCTTTTTTGTTAGAAGGGATTACAGGAAGTGGGAAAACGGAAGTCTATCTTCAAATCATCGAAGAGGCTCTAAAACGTGGCAAGACAGCGATTGTTCTTGTTCCAGAGATTTCTTTGACACCCCAAATGACCAATCGCTTTATCGGACGTTTCGGAAAAAAAGTAGCGATTTTGCACTCAGCTCTCTCTAGTGGTGAGAAATACGATGAGTGGCGGAAGGTCGAAAAGGGAGCTGCCCAGGTTGTAGTTGGTGCTCGCTCAGCTATTTTTGCTCCGCTAAAAGATATTGGAGCCATTATCATTGATGAGGAGCATGAGGCGACCTATAAGCAGGATGCGAATCCACGCTATCATGCTAGAGATGTCGCGATTTTGCGGGCGCAGTACAATCAAGCAGTATTGGTCTTAGGCTCTGCAACGCCGAGTTTGGAAAGTAGAGCGCGAGCAGGAAAAGGAGTTTATCATTTTTTGCAGTTGACCAAGCGAGCGAATCCGATGGCGCGTGTGCCAGCTGTGGAAGTGGTGGATTTCAGAGATTATATCGGTCAGCAAGAGGCGAGTAATTTCACGCCAGCCTTGGTTTCTGCGATTGCTGAGCGTTTAGAAAAAAAGGAGCAGGTGGTGCTCATGCTCAATCGCCGTGGCTATTCATCCTTTGTCATGTGTCGGGAATGTGGGGTTGTGGATGAGTGTCCAAACTGCGATATTTCTTTGACCCTTCACATGGACACCAAGACCATGAATTGTCATTATTGCGGCTTTTTTAAGGAGATTCCCAAAGAATGTCCAAATTGTGCCAGTCCTAGCATTCGTTACTATGGGACAGGGACTCAAAAGGCTTATGATGAGCTTCTTGAGCTGTTCCCAGAGGCTAAAATCTTGCGGATGGATGTGGATACGACCCGCAAAAAAGGCAGTCATGAAGCGATTTTAGAGGCTTTTGGAAATGGGGAAGCAGATATTTTACTGGGGACTCAGATGATCGCAAAAGGTTTGGATTTTCCCAATGTCACCTTAGTGGGGGTCTTAAATGCGGATACAGCTTTAAATTTACCTGATTTTCGCTCTTCAGAGCGTACATTTCAGCTACTAACACAGGTCGCTGGTCGGGCAGGTCGGGCTGAAAAAGAGGGACAGGTCTTGATTCAGACCTACAATCCGCAGCATTATGCCATCTCTTTTGCTAAAAAGCAGGATTATGAAGGCTTTTATGCTTATGAGATGGGGATTCGACGAAATCTTGGCTATCCACCTTACTATTATACGGTCGGCATTACACTTTCTCATAAGAGTGAGGAAGAGGTGGTGAACAAAGCCTATCAGGTCATGGATATTTTACGAAGTGGCTTGTCTGAGAAGATTCAGATTTTAGGTCCGACACCAAAGCCCATTGCAAGGACGCGTAATCTCTATCATTACCAGATTATTGTCAAGTATCGGTTTGAGGATGACTTAGCTACAACCTTGAATCAGGTGTTGGATTTTGGGCAGGAAAAGGGACAGAAAGACTTGCGTTTGATGATTGACCAAGAACCTCAAAGTTTTATGTAA
- the fmt gene encoding methionyl-tRNA formyltransferase, which produces MTKLIFMGTPDFSATVLKGLLADDRYEMLAVVTQPDRAVGRKKEIRMTPVKEVALAHDLPVYQPEKLSGSSELEELMTLSADGIVTAAFGQFLPTKLLNSVSFAVNVHASLLPKYRGGAPIHYALINGDSEAGVTLMEMVKEMDAGDMIAKAAIAITDEDNVGTLFEKLAVVGRDLLLENLPAYIAGELKPEAQDPSQVTFSPNISPEEERLDWAKTNRQVFNQIRGMYPWPVAHTLLNGERFKIYEANLAEGSGQPGEIIALGKKELLIATGEGAIALKTVQPAGKPKMGIADFLNGFGRKLAVGDRFGE; this is translated from the coding sequence ATGACAAAATTGATTTTTATGGGAACGCCTGATTTTTCAGCGACGGTTTTGAAAGGCTTGTTAGCTGATGACCGATATGAGATGTTAGCAGTCGTTACCCAGCCAGACCGTGCGGTGGGTAGAAAAAAAGAAATCCGAATGACGCCAGTCAAAGAAGTAGCCTTGGCGCATGACTTACCTGTTTACCAGCCAGAAAAATTATCCGGCAGTAGCGAATTAGAAGAATTGATGACGCTTAGTGCAGACGGGATTGTCACGGCAGCATTTGGTCAGTTTCTACCAACCAAGCTGTTAAACAGCGTGTCCTTTGCAGTCAATGTCCATGCGTCGCTTCTTCCCAAATACCGCGGTGGAGCACCGATTCACTACGCTCTTATCAATGGAGATAGCGAAGCTGGCGTGACTTTGATGGAAATGGTCAAGGAAATGGACGCGGGCGATATGATTGCAAAAGCTGCTATTGCGATTACAGACGAGGACAATGTCGGCACCTTGTTTGAGAAATTGGCAGTTGTGGGACGTGATTTATTGCTGGAAAATCTCCCTGCCTATATCGCTGGAGAGTTGAAACCAGAAGCGCAAGACCCAAGTCAAGTGACCTTCTCGCCTAATATCAGCCCTGAAGAAGAGCGGCTTGATTGGGCGAAGACCAATCGTCAGGTCTTTAACCAAATTCGTGGCATGTATCCGTGGCCAGTAGCTCATACTCTTTTGAATGGTGAGCGCTTTAAGATTTATGAAGCGAATCTTGCTGAGGGCTCAGGACAACCAGGGGAAATTATTGCGCTTGGCAAGAAAGAATTGCTCATCGCAACAGGTGAAGGCGCAATAGCTCTGAAAACTGTTCAGCCAGCAGGCAAGCCGAAAATGGGGATTGCTGACTTCTTAAATGGATTTGGCCGCAAATTAGCAGTAGGAGATCGCTTTGGTGAGTAA
- the rsmB gene encoding 16S rRNA (cytosine(967)-C(5))-methyltransferase RsmB, with translation MVSKKETARGLALKVLGQVFDEEAYANLALNQALKTSSLSEKDKGLVTELVYGTVMRKITLEWYLAHVIEDRDKLDTWVYHLLMMSLYQLLYLDKIPNHAIVNEAVELAKKSRGTDKFVNAILRKLVDHELPDISAIKRKNKRLSIQYSLPVWLVKKLMDEYGEERAIKIFESLLIRNKASVRVTNPQDVEIIKEATGAERSLLSDVGLVKSHGHFAGTEFFKDGRITIQDESSQLVAPTLNLEGDEAVLDACAAPGGKTAHIASYLTTGLVTALDLYDHKLALIEENATRLGVADKVVTKKLDARQVFETFGKDAFDKILVDAPCSGIGLLRRKPDIKYNKETADFTSLQEIQLSILNNVCQSVRKGGIITYSTCTIVSEENSQVVKRFLAEHPNFEQVTLQHKRQDIVKDGCILITPELYGSDGFFISQFKRIV, from the coding sequence TTGGTGAGTAAGAAAGAAACAGCGCGTGGTCTGGCTTTAAAGGTCTTAGGACAAGTCTTTGATGAGGAGGCTTATGCTAACCTTGCCCTCAATCAAGCTCTTAAAACCTCTTCCCTATCAGAAAAAGACAAGGGGCTTGTGACCGAGCTGGTCTATGGCACAGTCATGCGGAAAATCACGCTTGAGTGGTATCTAGCACATGTGATTGAAGACCGAGATAAGTTGGATACTTGGGTTTACCATTTGCTCATGATGAGCCTTTATCAGCTGTTATATTTAGATAAAATCCCCAACCATGCCATTGTCAATGAAGCGGTTGAATTGGCTAAGAAAAGCCGAGGGACGGATAAATTTGTCAATGCTATTTTAAGAAAATTGGTGGATCATGAACTGCCGGATATTTCCGCCATCAAACGAAAAAACAAACGCTTGTCCATTCAGTATTCTCTGCCTGTCTGGCTGGTGAAAAAGCTGATGGACGAATACGGAGAAGAGCGAGCAATCAAGATTTTTGAGAGTTTGCTCATCCGCAATAAAGCCAGTGTACGTGTGACTAATCCTCAGGATGTGGAAATCATAAAAGAGGCGACAGGGGCAGAGCGCTCTCTCTTGTCAGATGTCGGTTTGGTCAAGTCGCATGGTCATTTTGCAGGAACAGAATTTTTCAAAGACGGTCGGATTACCATCCAAGATGAGAGTAGCCAGTTGGTGGCACCAACCCTCAACCTTGAAGGGGATGAAGCAGTTCTTGACGCCTGCGCAGCTCCAGGTGGAAAGACCGCTCATATAGCTAGTTACTTGACGACAGGCTTGGTCACGGCTCTTGATTTGTACGACCATAAATTAGCCTTGATTGAGGAGAATGCTACGCGTCTCGGTGTGGCAGATAAAGTCGTCACTAAAAAGCTGGATGCGAGACAAGTCTTTGAAACGTTTGGAAAAGATGCCTTTGACAAGATTTTAGTCGATGCACCTTGCTCAGGAATCGGTCTCTTGCGTCGTAAGCCAGACATCAAGTACAATAAAGAAACAGCTGATTTTACCTCTTTACAAGAAATTCAGCTGTCGATATTAAACAATGTTTGTCAAAGTGTGAGAAAAGGTGGTATAATAACGTATAGTACCTGTACGATTGTATCAGAAGAAAATAGTCAAGTAGTCAAACGTTTTTTGGCAGAACATCCTAATTTTGAGCAGGTTACTTTACAGCATAAACGACAGGATATTGTAAAAGATGGTTGTATCCTCATTACTCCAGAACTCTATGGAAGTGATGGTTTCTTTATCAGCCAATTCAAACGAATCGTCTAA
- a CDS encoding Stp1/IreP family PP2C-type Ser/Thr phosphatase — translation MEISLLTDVGQKRTNNQDYTNQFVNRAGMSMIILADGMGGHRAGNIASEMAVTDLGAAWVDTKISTINEVREWFALHIEEENQKIHQFGQDEAYKGMGTTLEALALIGNQAIYAHIGDSRIGLIRGENYTQLTSDHSLVNALLKAGQLTKEEAERHPQRNIITQSIGQKDEVEPDIGMVTLEENDYLVLNSDGLSNMISDSEIYDIVTSDITLAEKAETLIRFANNAGGLDNITVALVHVTEEDLA, via the coding sequence ATGGAAATTTCATTGCTAACAGATGTTGGACAGAAACGAACGAATAACCAAGATTATACCAACCAATTTGTCAATCGTGCAGGCATGAGCATGATTATCTTGGCAGATGGGATGGGCGGTCATCGCGCGGGAAATATTGCCAGTGAAATGGCAGTGACAGACCTTGGTGCAGCATGGGTTGACACCAAGATTTCTACGATTAACGAAGTCCGTGAATGGTTTGCCCTTCACATCGAAGAAGAAAATCAAAAAATTCACCAATTTGGTCAAGATGAAGCGTATAAAGGCATGGGAACAACCCTTGAAGCTTTAGCGCTTATCGGCAATCAAGCAATTTATGCTCATATCGGAGACTCTAGGATTGGCTTGATTCGTGGTGAAAACTATACGCAGTTAACGAGTGACCATTCCTTGGTCAATGCCCTTTTAAAAGCAGGACAGTTAACAAAAGAAGAAGCAGAACGTCATCCACAACGCAACATCATCACCCAATCGATCGGACAAAAAGATGAAGTTGAGCCAGATATAGGTATGGTAACCTTGGAAGAAAATGACTACCTTGTGCTAAACAGTGACGGTCTTTCCAACATGATTTCAGATAGCGAGATTTATGATATTGTCACAAGTGACATTACCCTAGCTGAAAAAGCAGAAACCTTGATTCGTTTTGCTAATAATGCAGGTGGATTAGATAATATCACAGTTGCGCTTGTGCATGTAACCGAGGAGGACTTGGCATGA
- the pknB gene encoding Stk1 family PASTA domain-containing Ser/Thr kinase produces MIQVGKIFAGRYRIIKQIGRGGMADVYLAKDLILDGEEVAVKVLRTNYQTDPVAVTRFQREARAMADLDHPHIVRITDIGEEDGQQYLAMEYVEGLDLKRHIKERGHLSNEEAVRIMGQILLAMRLAHTRGIVHRDLKPQNVLLTRDGNAKVTDFGIAVAFAETSLTQTNSMLGSVHYLSPEQARGSKATVQSDIYAMGIIFYEMLTGHIPYDGDSAVTIALQHFQKPLPSIISENPRVPQALENVVIKATAKKLTDRYQSVAEMYVDLSSSLSYDRRNEPKLIFDDATKADTKTLPKVPQVPVQEVVKKKAPVESNSKKKGKTPPAPVVKPKKKRRMRTRYKVLLFAVLLVVAALGALIWLSPSSTTVPDVSGKTVAQARSDIEEAGLKVGREKIEKHEDVATGTVIRTEPRAGTQRREGTSVDLVVSEGPDTFEMADYTGVKRADAVNDLVQNHKISKDLIRIEEVETNDFEDGTVFEQTPEAGMVYSRGDKQRITLRVAKATANAIMPSYLGSNYEQFAFQNLTQILGVKEANIEKRTTDNPDDNPYGYEVGSIVKQSPEPNQSFNLKNSHIILYVYEPKPEIASSSHEEPNSKVTSEHRNTSSSSSTTTSESSSSESQPSSTIASSTEP; encoded by the coding sequence ATGATTCAAGTCGGCAAAATTTTTGCTGGACGGTATCGAATCATCAAGCAAATTGGTCGTGGCGGGATGGCAGATGTCTATCTAGCTAAAGACCTGATTTTAGATGGGGAAGAGGTCGCGGTAAAGGTTTTAAGGACCAATTACCAGACCGATCCAGTCGCGGTGACACGGTTTCAGAGAGAAGCTCGTGCCATGGCAGATTTGGATCACCCGCATATCGTTCGGATAACGGACATTGGAGAAGAAGACGGGCAACAGTACCTTGCAATGGAATATGTGGAAGGACTGGATTTGAAACGCCATATCAAAGAGCGGGGTCACTTGTCCAATGAAGAAGCGGTTCGGATTATGGGACAGATTCTGTTAGCCATGCGTTTGGCTCATACCAGAGGGATTGTCCACAGAGATTTAAAACCGCAAAATGTCTTATTAACACGAGATGGCAATGCCAAGGTAACAGACTTTGGGATTGCGGTAGCCTTTGCGGAAACTAGCCTGACCCAGACAAATTCCATGCTGGGTTCGGTGCATTATTTGTCGCCTGAGCAGGCGCGTGGTTCTAAGGCAACGGTGCAAAGTGACATCTATGCCATGGGGATTATCTTCTATGAGATGTTGACAGGGCACATTCCTTATGATGGGGATAGTGCTGTAACGATTGCTTTGCAGCATTTCCAAAAGCCTTTGCCATCGATTATCAGTGAAAATCCTCGTGTTCCACAAGCCTTGGAAAATGTCGTGATTAAGGCAACGGCTAAAAAGTTGACTGACCGTTATCAGTCGGTTGCTGAGATGTATGTGGATTTATCGAGTAGTCTTTCCTATGACCGTCGCAATGAACCAAAGTTAATTTTTGATGATGCTACCAAGGCAGATACGAAGACCTTGCCCAAAGTGCCACAAGTTCCTGTTCAAGAGGTGGTCAAGAAAAAAGCTCCTGTTGAGTCAAATAGTAAGAAAAAAGGGAAAACTCCCCCAGCTCCTGTTGTGAAACCTAAGAAGAAACGCAGAATGCGGACACGCTATAAGGTATTGCTCTTTGCAGTGCTCTTAGTTGTCGCAGCGCTAGGAGCTTTGATTTGGCTGAGTCCATCTAGTACGACAGTGCCAGATGTCAGTGGGAAAACTGTTGCACAGGCTCGCTCAGACATTGAAGAGGCTGGCTTGAAAGTCGGTAGAGAAAAAATAGAAAAGCATGAAGATGTTGCTACTGGTACAGTCATTCGGACAGAGCCTAGAGCTGGAACTCAACGTCGCGAAGGAACCAGTGTAGATTTAGTAGTCTCAGAAGGTCCAGATACCTTTGAGATGGCGGATTATACAGGTGTTAAAAGAGCAGATGCTGTCAATGATTTAGTTCAAAATCATAAGATTTCGAAAGACTTGATTCGGATTGAGGAAGTCGAGACCAATGATTTTGAAGATGGAACTGTCTTTGAACAGACACCAGAAGCAGGAATGGTTTATAGCCGTGGAGATAAACAGCGAATTACCCTCAGGGTTGCAAAAGCTACGGCAAATGCCATTATGCCTAGTTACCTAGGGTCAAATTATGAGCAGTTTGCATTTCAAAATCTCACTCAAATTTTAGGCGTAAAAGAAGCCAATATTGAAAAACGAACGACAGACAATCCAGATGATAATCCTTATGGTTATGAAGTAGGCTCTATTGTCAAGCAAAGTCCAGAGCCGAATCAGTCCTTTAATCTGAAGAATTCTCACATTATTCTTTATGTATATGAACCAAAACCCGAGATTGCTTCGTCCAGTCATGAAGAACCAAATAGCAAAGTAACCTCGGAACATCGAAATACTTCTTCAAGTAGTAGTACTACTACAAGTGAGAGTAGCAGTAGTGAGAGCCAACCCTCTTCTACCATTGCCTCCAGTACAGAACCTTAA
- the liaF gene encoding cell wall-active antibiotics response protein LiaF: protein MRKLQFFILIEVILLSLALITILSGHFSRLLLFLVLFLLLIYYYFGKQRNSMLLVGSSLLLFFVIMLNPFVIASILFAIIYGMIVAYPYLYKENREIDLQFDEHVTSKSEKNRWLGSLHHFSDQSHCCFDDINLCRLAGQDTIHLERVIVAQHDNVIVLRKVAGNTRIILPVDVGVSLNVNHLYGELTFLDQPIYDLRNENLTVKSPDFETANKTVKIVLATFVGNVEVIRR from the coding sequence ATGCGAAAACTACAATTTTTTATTTTGATTGAGGTGATTTTACTCAGTCTTGCCTTAATCACCATTTTATCAGGACATTTCTCGCGTCTGCTCCTATTTTTAGTGCTCTTTTTGCTTCTCATTTATTATTATTTTGGTAAGCAAAGAAATAGTATGCTCCTTGTTGGATCAAGCCTCCTCTTATTCTTCGTGATTATGCTCAATCCATTTGTGATTGCTTCGATTCTATTTGCGATTATCTACGGCATGATTGTGGCTTATCCCTATCTCTATAAGGAAAATAGAGAGATAGATTTGCAGTTTGATGAGCATGTAACATCAAAATCTGAGAAAAATCGCTGGTTGGGAAGTCTGCACCATTTTTCGGACCAGAGTCATTGCTGCTTTGATGATATCAATTTGTGTCGCTTGGCAGGACAGGACACTATTCACTTGGAGCGTGTGATTGTGGCCCAGCACGACAATGTGATTGTTCTTAGAAAAGTTGCGGGCAATACACGGATTATCTTGCCCGTAGATGTGGGAGTGAGTCTCAATGTCAATCATCTGTATGGGGAGTTAACCTTCTTGGATCAGCCGATTTATGATCTTCGCAATGAAAATCTGACTGTAAAAAGTCCAGATTTTGAAACGGCTAATAAAACGGTGAAGATTGTTCTTGCGACCTTTGTAGGCAATGTGGAGGTTATCAGACGATGA
- a CDS encoding sensor histidine kinase has product MKKGYYILTSFYIFLIIGFLLYYLFQLFGLDWAFIIEDLERIEKFFFFICVVTLALTLLVVLLVKSMQYFVFRQVQENLQSILEGKSLKPFGVSDVDQSFQILGDKYQMLTESVQNFDNQALQAEEMIVEKERRRIARDLHDTVSQELFAASMILSGVKDQATKGSQDKLLVQLDSVSGLLDTAQKDLRILLLHLRPMELEGRTLVAGLEMILKELMDKSEIEVHFEHEVGEIPRQIEEHIFRIAQEIISNTLRHAEAFRLDVYLYQLDQELQLKMIDDGIGFHQDEADELSYGLKNIEERVQDMAGELQILTARNEGVSIAVRVPLWKGREDEDFIGRRS; this is encoded by the coding sequence ATGAAAAAAGGCTATTACATTCTGACTTCCTTCTATATTTTTCTCATTATTGGATTTTTATTATACTATTTATTCCAATTATTTGGTCTGGATTGGGCATTTATCATAGAGGATTTAGAGAGAATTGAGAAATTTTTCTTCTTTATCTGTGTTGTGACACTGGCTTTGACTCTCTTGGTAGTGCTTTTGGTAAAGAGCATGCAGTATTTTGTCTTTCGTCAAGTACAGGAAAATCTGCAAAGCATCCTTGAGGGAAAAAGCCTCAAGCCTTTTGGGGTGAGTGATGTGGATCAATCCTTTCAAATCTTGGGAGATAAGTATCAAATGTTAACCGAAAGTGTGCAAAACTTTGACAATCAAGCCTTGCAGGCAGAAGAGATGATTGTGGAAAAAGAACGTAGGCGGATTGCCAGAGACTTGCACGATACGGTCAGTCAAGAATTATTTGCAGCAAGCATGATTTTATCAGGCGTGAAAGATCAAGCTACTAAAGGAAGTCAGGATAAGCTCTTAGTGCAGCTAGATAGCGTATCAGGCTTACTAGATACTGCTCAAAAAGACTTACGCATCTTGCTTTTACATCTCCGTCCTATGGAACTCGAAGGGCGGACCTTGGTAGCAGGTCTTGAGATGATTTTGAAAGAATTGATGGATAAAAGTGAGATTGAAGTCCATTTTGAACATGAGGTAGGAGAGATTCCGCGGCAAATCGAGGAGCACATTTTCCGCATTGCTCAGGAAATCATCAGCAATACCCTACGACATGCCGAGGCTTTTCGCTTAGATGTTTATCTCTATCAGTTGGATCAAGAATTGCAGTTGAAAATGATCGATGATGGAATTGGGTTTCATCAAGATGAAGCAGATGAGCTGAGCTATGGGTTGAAAAATATAGAGGAGAGGGTGCAGGATATGGCAGGAGAATTGCAGATTTTGACAGCACGAAATGAGGGAGTCTCGATTGCAGTGCGTGTGCCCTTGTGGAAAGGAAGAGAAGATGAAGATTTTATTGGTAGACGATCATGA
- a CDS encoding response regulator transcription factor, which produces MKILLVDDHEMVRLGLKSYLDMQDDVEVIGEASNGREGVEKALELRPDVVVMDIVMPEMDGIEATLALLKEWTEAKIVILTSYLDNEKIYPVLDAGAKGYLLKTSSADKILSGLQKVANGELAIETEVKKKVENRRHEKALHEELTARERDILGLLAKGYENQRIAQELFISLKTVKTHVSNILAKLDVSDRTQAVVYAFQHHLVPQEEF; this is translated from the coding sequence ATGAAGATTTTATTGGTAGACGATCATGAAATGGTCCGTTTGGGTTTAAAAAGTTATTTGGACATGCAAGACGATGTAGAAGTCATTGGTGAAGCCTCAAATGGTCGTGAAGGGGTGGAGAAAGCCTTAGAATTACGACCAGATGTAGTCGTGATGGATATTGTCATGCCAGAGATGGATGGGATTGAGGCGACTCTTGCGCTTTTGAAAGAATGGACGGAGGCGAAGATTGTCATACTGACGTCTTATCTGGATAATGAAAAAATCTATCCTGTCCTCGATGCTGGTGCTAAAGGCTATCTTTTAAAAACTTCTAGCGCAGATAAGATCCTCTCAGGACTTCAAAAAGTAGCAAATGGGGAGCTTGCGATTGAAACAGAAGTCAAGAAAAAAGTGGAAAATAGACGCCATGAGAAAGCTCTCCATGAGGAATTAACTGCACGAGAGCGTGATATTTTGGGCTTGCTGGCAAAAGGCTATGAAAATCAACGAATTGCACAGGAGCTTTTCATTTCCCTAAAAACCGTCAAAACCCATGTGTCTAATATCCTAGCAAAGCTTGATGTGAGTGATCGTACGCAGGCAGTTGTCTATGCTTTTCAACATCATTTAGTGCCACAAGAAGAATTTTAG